A portion of the Salvelinus fontinalis isolate EN_2023a chromosome 32, ASM2944872v1, whole genome shotgun sequence genome contains these proteins:
- the LOC129831453 gene encoding protein argonaute-3-like isoform X2: MEIGTSGDVGAQALFSVPRRPGFGTMGKPIKLLANCFQVDIPKMDVYLYEVDIKPEKCPRRVNREVVDSMVKHFKVTIFGDRRPVYDGKRSLYTANPLPVATAGVDLDVTLPGEGGKDRPFKVSIKFVSLVSWHLLHEVLMGRTMPEPLELDKPISTNPVHAVDVVLRHLPSMKYTPVGRSFFSSPEGYDHPLGGGREVWFGFHQSVRPAMWKMMLNIDVSATAFYKAQPVIQFMCEVLDIHNIDEQPRPLTDSHRVKFTKEIKGLKVEVTHCGTMRRKYRVCNVTRRPASHQTFPLQLENGQTVERTVAQYFREKYSLQLKYPHLPCLQVGQEQKHTYLPLEVCNIVAGQRCIKKLTDNQTSTMIKATARSAPDRQEEISRLVRSANYEADPFVQEFQFRVRDEMAQVTGRVLPAPGLQYGGRASLEHFMNRTVATPSHGVWDMRGKQFHTGVEIKMWAIACFATQRQCREEILKGFTDQLRKISKDAGMPIQGQPCFCKYAQGSDSVEPMFRHLKNTYAGLQLIIVILPGKTPVYAEVKRVGDTLLGMATQCVQVKNVVKTSPQTLSNLCLKINVKLGGINNILVPHQRPSVFQQPVIFLGADVTHPPAGDGKKPSIAAVVGSMDAHPSRYCATVRVQRPRQEVIQDLASMVRELLIQFYKSTRYKPTRIIFYRDGVSEGQFRQVLYYELLAIREACIMLEKEYQPGITYIVVQKRHHTRLFCADRNERVGRSGNIPAGTTVDTDITHPYEFDFYLCSHAGIQGTSRPSHYHVLWDDNCFTADEFQLLTYQLCHTYVRCTRSVSIPAPAYYAHLVAFRARYHLVDKEHDSAEGSHVSGQSNGRDPTALAKAVQIHHDTLRTMYFA; the protein is encoded by the exons gagATGTTGGGGCCCAGGCCCTGTTCTCAGTGCCGCGGAGGCCTGGCTTTGGCACCATGGGGAAGCCTATCAAGCTACTGGCCAACTGCTTCCAGGTGGATATCCCCAAGATGGACGTCTACCTCTACGAAGTCGACATCAAGCCCGAGAAGTGCCCGCGTCGCGTCAACAG GGAGGTGGTGGACTCCATGGTGAAGCACTTCAAGGTGACCATCTTTGGGGACCGAAGGCCAGTCTACGATGGGAAAAGGAGCCTCTACACAGCCAACCCCCTACCAGTCGCCACAGCGGGG GTGGATCTGGATGTCACCCTGCCAGGGGAGGGGGGTAAGGATCGCCCCTTCAAAGTGTCCATCAAGTTTGTGTCGCTAGTCAGCTGGCACCTGCTGCACGAGGTCCTGATGGGGCGCACCATGCCTGAGCCCTTGGAGCTGGACAAGCCCATCAGCACCAACCCTGTACACGCTGTAGATGTGGTGCTGCGACACCTGCCTTCCATGAA GTACACCCCAGTGGGgcgctccttcttctcctccccagAGGGTTACGACCACCCCCTGGGCGGGGGTAGGGAGGTGTGGTTCGGCTTCCACCAGTCGGTGCGGCCCGCCATGTGGAAGATGATGCTCAACATTGACG TATCAGCCACGGCGTTCTACAAGGCCCAGCCGGTGATCCAGTTCATGTGCGAGGTCCTGGACATCCACAACATAGATGAGCAGCCCCGGCCCCTCACTGACTCCCACAGGGTCAAGTTCACCAAAGAGATCAAAG GTCTGAAGGTGGAAGTGACCCACTGTGGGACGATGCGGAGGAAGTACAGAGTGTGTAACGTGACTCGCCGTCCTGCCAGCCACCAGAC GTTCCCCCTGCAGCTGGAGAATGGTCAGACAGTGGAGCGCACGGTGGCCCAGTACTTCAGAGAGAAGTACAGCCTGCAGCTGAAGTACCCCCACCTCCCCTGCCTACAGGTGGGCCAGGAGCAGAAACACACCTACCTGCCCCTGGAG GTGTGCAACATAGTAGCTGGCCAGCGCTGTATAAAAAAACTGACTGATAACCAGACGTCCACCATGATCAAAGCCACGGCCCGCTCTGCCccggacagacaggaggagatcAGCAGGCTG GTGCGGAGTGCGAACTATGAGGCGGACCCGTTCGTCCAGGAGTTTCAGTTCCGCGTGCGTGACGAGATGGCTCAGGTGACGGGCCGTGTGCTGCCGGCCCCCGGGCTGCAGTACGGCGGCAGGGCAAGCTTGGAACACTTCATG AACCGCACGGTGGCCACGCCCAGCCACGGCGTGTGGGACATGAGGGGCAAACAGTTCCACACCGGGGTGGAGATCAAGATGTGGGCCATCGCTTGCTTTGCCACACAGAGGCAGTGTCGTGAGGAGATCCTCAA GGGTTTTACTGACCAGCTGCGTAAGATCTCTAAGGATGCTGGGATGCCCATCCAGGGCCAGCCATGTTTCTGTAAGTACGCTCAGGGATCAGACAGCGTAGAGCCCATGTTCAGGCACCTGAAGAACACCTACGCTGGCCTGCAGCTCATCATCGTCATCCTACCTGGGAAGACCCCAGTCTATG CTGAGGTGAAGCGGGTTGGAGACACCCTCCTGGGCATGGCCACTCAGTGTGTCCAGGTGAAGAACGTGGTGAAGACATCTCCTCAGACCCTCTCCAACCTCTGCCTCAAGATCAACGTCAAACTGGGGGGCATCAACAACATCCTGGTGCCACACCAACG tcCCTCCGTGTTCCAGCAGCCTGTTATCTTCCTGGGGGCCGACGTCACTCATCCTCCAGCCGGAGACGGAAAGAAGCCATCCATCGCAGCG GTGGTGGGCAGTATGGACGCCCACCCCAGCAGGTACTGTGCCACAGTGAGGGTCCAGAGACCCAGACAGGAGGTGATCCAGGACCTGGCCTCCATGGTGCGGGAGCTCCTCATCCAGTTCTACAAGTCTACCCGCTACAAACCAACCAGAATCATATTTTATAGGGATGGTGTGTCAGAGGGACAATTCAGACAG GTGCTGTACTATGAGCTGCTGGCCATCAGAGAAGCCTGTATCATGTTGGAAAAAGAGTACCAGCCGGGCATCACCTACATTGTGGTGCAGAAGCGCCATCACACACGCCTTTTCTGTGCCGACCGCAACGAGCGG GTTGGACGGAGTGGTAACATTCCTGCAGGCACCACTGTGGACACAGATATAACCCACCCCTATGAGTTTGACTTTTACCTCTGCAGCCATGCAGGAATACAG GGTACAAGCAGACCTTCCCACTACCATGTTCTGTGGGATGACAACTGCTTCACGGCTGACGAGTTCCAGCTGCTCACCTACCAGCTGTGCCACACCTACGTCCGCTGCACCCGCTCAGTCTCCATCCCCGCGCCAGCCTACTACGCCCACCTGGTGGCCTTCCGCGCCCGCTACCACCTGGTGGACAAAGAACATGACAG TGCGGAGGGCAGCCATGTCTCGGGGCAGAGTAATGGCCGAGACCCCACAGCCCTCGCCAAGGCTGTTCAGATTCATCACGACACACTGAGGACCATGTACTTCGCCTGA
- the LOC129831453 gene encoding protein argonaute-3-like isoform X1, whose protein sequence is MEIGTSGDVGAQALFSVPRRPGFGTMGKPIKLLANCFQVDIPKMDVYLYEVDIKPEKCPRRVNREVVDSMVKHFKVTIFGDRRPVYDGKRSLYTANPLPVATAGVDLDVTLPGEGGKDRPFKVSIKFVSLVSWHLLHEVLMGRTMPEPLELDKPISTNPVHAVDVVLRHLPSMKYTPVGRSFFSSPEGYDHPLGGGREVWFGFHQSVRPAMWKMMLNIDVSATAFYKAQPVIQFMCEVLDIHNIDEQPRPLTDSHRVKFTKEIKGLKVEVTHCGTMRRKYRVCNVTRRPASHQTFPLQLENGQTVERTVAQYFREKYSLQLKYPHLPCLQVGQEQKHTYLPLEVCNIVAGQRCIKKLTDNQTSTMIKATARSAPDRQEEISRLVRSANYEADPFVQEFQFRVRDEMAQVTGRVLPAPGLQYGGRASLEHFMSPQMNPAVSLQNRTVATPSHGVWDMRGKQFHTGVEIKMWAIACFATQRQCREEILKGFTDQLRKISKDAGMPIQGQPCFCKYAQGSDSVEPMFRHLKNTYAGLQLIIVILPGKTPVYAEVKRVGDTLLGMATQCVQVKNVVKTSPQTLSNLCLKINVKLGGINNILVPHQRPSVFQQPVIFLGADVTHPPAGDGKKPSIAAVVGSMDAHPSRYCATVRVQRPRQEVIQDLASMVRELLIQFYKSTRYKPTRIIFYRDGVSEGQFRQVLYYELLAIREACIMLEKEYQPGITYIVVQKRHHTRLFCADRNERVGRSGNIPAGTTVDTDITHPYEFDFYLCSHAGIQGTSRPSHYHVLWDDNCFTADEFQLLTYQLCHTYVRCTRSVSIPAPAYYAHLVAFRARYHLVDKEHDSAEGSHVSGQSNGRDPTALAKAVQIHHDTLRTMYFA, encoded by the exons gagATGTTGGGGCCCAGGCCCTGTTCTCAGTGCCGCGGAGGCCTGGCTTTGGCACCATGGGGAAGCCTATCAAGCTACTGGCCAACTGCTTCCAGGTGGATATCCCCAAGATGGACGTCTACCTCTACGAAGTCGACATCAAGCCCGAGAAGTGCCCGCGTCGCGTCAACAG GGAGGTGGTGGACTCCATGGTGAAGCACTTCAAGGTGACCATCTTTGGGGACCGAAGGCCAGTCTACGATGGGAAAAGGAGCCTCTACACAGCCAACCCCCTACCAGTCGCCACAGCGGGG GTGGATCTGGATGTCACCCTGCCAGGGGAGGGGGGTAAGGATCGCCCCTTCAAAGTGTCCATCAAGTTTGTGTCGCTAGTCAGCTGGCACCTGCTGCACGAGGTCCTGATGGGGCGCACCATGCCTGAGCCCTTGGAGCTGGACAAGCCCATCAGCACCAACCCTGTACACGCTGTAGATGTGGTGCTGCGACACCTGCCTTCCATGAA GTACACCCCAGTGGGgcgctccttcttctcctccccagAGGGTTACGACCACCCCCTGGGCGGGGGTAGGGAGGTGTGGTTCGGCTTCCACCAGTCGGTGCGGCCCGCCATGTGGAAGATGATGCTCAACATTGACG TATCAGCCACGGCGTTCTACAAGGCCCAGCCGGTGATCCAGTTCATGTGCGAGGTCCTGGACATCCACAACATAGATGAGCAGCCCCGGCCCCTCACTGACTCCCACAGGGTCAAGTTCACCAAAGAGATCAAAG GTCTGAAGGTGGAAGTGACCCACTGTGGGACGATGCGGAGGAAGTACAGAGTGTGTAACGTGACTCGCCGTCCTGCCAGCCACCAGAC GTTCCCCCTGCAGCTGGAGAATGGTCAGACAGTGGAGCGCACGGTGGCCCAGTACTTCAGAGAGAAGTACAGCCTGCAGCTGAAGTACCCCCACCTCCCCTGCCTACAGGTGGGCCAGGAGCAGAAACACACCTACCTGCCCCTGGAG GTGTGCAACATAGTAGCTGGCCAGCGCTGTATAAAAAAACTGACTGATAACCAGACGTCCACCATGATCAAAGCCACGGCCCGCTCTGCCccggacagacaggaggagatcAGCAGGCTG GTGCGGAGTGCGAACTATGAGGCGGACCCGTTCGTCCAGGAGTTTCAGTTCCGCGTGCGTGACGAGATGGCTCAGGTGACGGGCCGTGTGCTGCCGGCCCCCGGGCTGCAGTACGGCGGCAGGGCAAGCTTGGAACACTTCATG TCCCCGCAGATGAACCCTGCGGTGTCATTGCAGAACCGCACGGTGGCCACGCCCAGCCACGGCGTGTGGGACATGAGGGGCAAACAGTTCCACACCGGGGTGGAGATCAAGATGTGGGCCATCGCTTGCTTTGCCACACAGAGGCAGTGTCGTGAGGAGATCCTCAA GGGTTTTACTGACCAGCTGCGTAAGATCTCTAAGGATGCTGGGATGCCCATCCAGGGCCAGCCATGTTTCTGTAAGTACGCTCAGGGATCAGACAGCGTAGAGCCCATGTTCAGGCACCTGAAGAACACCTACGCTGGCCTGCAGCTCATCATCGTCATCCTACCTGGGAAGACCCCAGTCTATG CTGAGGTGAAGCGGGTTGGAGACACCCTCCTGGGCATGGCCACTCAGTGTGTCCAGGTGAAGAACGTGGTGAAGACATCTCCTCAGACCCTCTCCAACCTCTGCCTCAAGATCAACGTCAAACTGGGGGGCATCAACAACATCCTGGTGCCACACCAACG tcCCTCCGTGTTCCAGCAGCCTGTTATCTTCCTGGGGGCCGACGTCACTCATCCTCCAGCCGGAGACGGAAAGAAGCCATCCATCGCAGCG GTGGTGGGCAGTATGGACGCCCACCCCAGCAGGTACTGTGCCACAGTGAGGGTCCAGAGACCCAGACAGGAGGTGATCCAGGACCTGGCCTCCATGGTGCGGGAGCTCCTCATCCAGTTCTACAAGTCTACCCGCTACAAACCAACCAGAATCATATTTTATAGGGATGGTGTGTCAGAGGGACAATTCAGACAG GTGCTGTACTATGAGCTGCTGGCCATCAGAGAAGCCTGTATCATGTTGGAAAAAGAGTACCAGCCGGGCATCACCTACATTGTGGTGCAGAAGCGCCATCACACACGCCTTTTCTGTGCCGACCGCAACGAGCGG GTTGGACGGAGTGGTAACATTCCTGCAGGCACCACTGTGGACACAGATATAACCCACCCCTATGAGTTTGACTTTTACCTCTGCAGCCATGCAGGAATACAG GGTACAAGCAGACCTTCCCACTACCATGTTCTGTGGGATGACAACTGCTTCACGGCTGACGAGTTCCAGCTGCTCACCTACCAGCTGTGCCACACCTACGTCCGCTGCACCCGCTCAGTCTCCATCCCCGCGCCAGCCTACTACGCCCACCTGGTGGCCTTCCGCGCCCGCTACCACCTGGTGGACAAAGAACATGACAG TGCGGAGGGCAGCCATGTCTCGGGGCAGAGTAATGGCCGAGACCCCACAGCCCTCGCCAAGGCTGTTCAGATTCATCACGACACACTGAGGACCATGTACTTCGCCTGA